Proteins from a genomic interval of Zonotrichia albicollis isolate bZonAlb1 chromosome 18, bZonAlb1.hap1, whole genome shotgun sequence:
- the LIF gene encoding leukemia inhibitory factor, whose product MKFVPAGVVPFVALLLLQRRPVAGRALLVSGSGCPSHGLCRSNVQEQTRRQVAVLNATAQELFSLYLKCQGEPFSSESDKLCNPAGIFFPAFRVNRTSERKEVMVAMYKLFAFLNASLGNITRDQEELNPMAKELLERLHNTTKTTRGLISNLTCLLCKNYNIFQVDVRYGDSSKGKSAFKKKQQGCQVLRKYVQVIGQAARVLLPHLSPS is encoded by the exons ATGAAGTTCGTACCggcag GCGTCGTGCCCTTcgtggccctgctcctgctgcagaggcgGCCCGTGGCCGGCCGGGCGCTGCTGGTGAGCGGCTCGGGCTGCCCCAGCCACGGCCTGTGCCGCTCCAACGTGCAGGAGCAGACCCGCAGGCAGGTGGCCGTGCTCAACGCCACCGCCCAGGAGCTCTTCAGCCTCTAC CTGAAGTGCCAGGGAGAGCCGTTCAGCAGCGAGAGTGACAAGCTCTGCAACCCCGCCGGCATCTTCTTCCCCGCTTTCCGCGTCAACCGGACGAGCGAGAGGAAGGAGGTGATGGTGGCCATGTACAAGCTCTTCGCCTTCCTCAACGCCTCGCTGGGCAACATCACGCGCGACCAGGAGGAGCTCAACCCCATGGCCAAAGAGCTCCTCGAGAGGCTCCACAACACCACCAAGACCACCCGAGGCCTCATCTCCAACCTCACCTGCCTCCTCTGCAAGAACTACAACATCTTCCAGGTGGACGTCAGGTACGGGGACAGCTCCAAGGGCAAGAGCGCCTTcaagaagaagcagcagggctgccaggtGCTCAGGAAGTACGTGCAGGTCATCGGGCAGGCAGCACGTGTCCTCCTACCTCATCTCAGCCCTTCATGA
- the LOC141731148 gene encoding uncharacterized protein LOC141731148 — protein sequence MGDIPVPAASRPLLHWGFGAAGAGFSSACRALRATPASPKRFLSQEPGAGVPPDPGGTAASPHGPGLPRGTDSKNIPIHPICRLFGTELLPLSPLRGGGYSGAPLKARFPLAERSRKCLCQPGRTPCPAMRCDGRPWALLAAVTKGLLILWAVPGQGGRSPLAPTVPQTQALVRLMAEDAQELFTFYEKEQHLDMHSMCRTNTRPAWLQRAGKGPWGLRRLRRPMVHMEQALQDIIRHQRDLHPPEAEILRRLSRTHRKVRALLSNLAGLFPTPSPRPGRRPLPSPAASLGIFRQKLQGCQTLWSYARFMAERSAELSAGSRRTRRDRARGNGRPARGSGRPARP from the exons ATGGGTGACATCCCTGTCCCCGCTGCCAGCCGGCCTCTTTTGCATTGGGGTTTCGGGGCAGCCGGCGCTGGTTTCAGTTCAGCCTGCCGGGCGCTGAGGGCGACACCAGCGTCACCCAAAAGGTTTCTGTCCCAAGAACCAGGAGCGGGGGTCCCGCCGGACCCGGGTGGCACCGCAGCCTCCCCGCACGGCCCCGGACTCCCTCGAGGAACTGACTCGAAGAACATCCCCATCCACCCAATCTGCCGGCTCTTTGGGACAGAGCTGCTTCCTCTCTCACCCTTGAGGGGCGGGGGTTACTCGGGTGCGCCTTTAAAAGCGCGCTTCCCCCTCGCCGAGCGCTCAAGGaagtgcctgtgccagcccggGCGGACACCCTGCCCGGCCATGCGGTGCGACGGgcggccctgggcactgctggcag CTGTCACCAAGGGGCTCCTCATCCTCTGGGCGGTGCCGGGCCAGGGGGGCAGGTCCCCGCTGGCGCCCACCGTGCCACAGACGCAGGCGCTGGTGCGGCTCATGGCCGAGGACGCGCAGGAACTCTTCACCTTCTAC gagaaggagcagcaccTGGACATGCACAGCATGTGCCGCACCAACACCCGCCCCGCGTGGCTGCAGAGGGCGGGCAAGGGGCCCTGGGGGCTGCGGCGGCTGCGGAGGCCGATGGTGCACATGGAGCAGGCGCTGCAGGACATCATCCGCCACCAGCGCGACCTCCACCCGCCCGAGGCCGAGATCCTTCGCCGCTTGAGCAGGACCCACCGGAAGGTGCGAGCGCTCCTCAGCAACCTGGCGGGGCTGTTCCCGACCCccagcccccggcccggccgccggcccctccccagccccgcgGCATCCCTCGGCATCTTCCGACagaagctgcagggctgccagaCCCTCTGGAGCTACGCCCGCTTCATGGCCGAGCGCAGCGCGGAGCTGAGCGCCGGGAGCCGCCGGACGCGCCGGGACCGGGCCAGGGGGAACGGGAGACCggcccggggctcggggcggCCCGCACGGCCCTAG